A genomic stretch from Mycobacterium paraterrae includes:
- a CDS encoding mycothiol-dependent nitroreductase Rv2466c family protein yields MTQPRRIDFWFDPICPWAWISSRWILEVTNARNLDVEFHVMSLAILNSGRTEKPADYQMDVDFQQRLAKAWRPVRVVTAAHQAHGPGVLLPLYTAMGTRIHNGGNEDFDAVIVESLAELGLPAELAQAADTDANDDALRQSHYQGTDPVGPDVGTPIIHIDGAAIFGPVLSRIPRGEQAGQLWDAMNTLAAYPQFWELKRTRTEQPQFD; encoded by the coding sequence ATGACCCAGCCGCGCCGCATCGACTTCTGGTTCGATCCGATTTGCCCTTGGGCCTGGATAAGCTCGCGATGGATCCTGGAGGTCACGAACGCTCGTAATCTCGACGTCGAGTTCCATGTGATGAGCCTGGCCATCTTGAACAGCGGTCGCACCGAGAAGCCGGCCGACTACCAGATGGATGTCGATTTCCAGCAACGGCTGGCCAAGGCGTGGCGGCCTGTTCGCGTCGTTACGGCCGCACACCAGGCCCACGGCCCCGGCGTACTGCTTCCGCTCTACACCGCCATGGGAACTCGGATCCACAACGGCGGCAACGAAGATTTCGACGCGGTGATCGTCGAGTCGTTAGCCGAACTCGGGCTGCCCGCCGAGCTGGCGCAGGCCGCGGACACCGACGCAAACGACGACGCGTTACGCCAGAGTCATTACCAGGGCACCGATCCTGTCGGCCCCGACGTGGGAACCCCCATCATTCACATCGACGGCGCGGCCATTTTTGGCCCGGTGTTGTCGCGCATTCCGCGCGGCGAGCAGGCAGGCCAGTTGTGGGATGCGATGAACACACTCGCCGCCTACCCCCAGTTCTGGGAACTCAAGCGCACCAGAACCGAACAGCCACAGTTTGATTGA
- a CDS encoding isocitrate lyase/PEP mutase family protein, whose amino-acid sequence MDQVSKAKRLAELHVQGTPLVLYNVWDAGSAKAVAAAGAPVIATSSWEVAKAQGYEDGQAIPLEFAESILARIAASVDLPVSADFEGGYTEDDAQLAENISRLIASGIVGINFEDQIVNGPDLYPLDRQAQRIAAIRAAADKTGVPLFINARTDLFLGRGNDPEATVGAAVERAKAYADAGASSFFIPGLQEEHLIARICEGVSLPVNVMVMDGVPPNERLAEIGVRRISYGPIPFINTMKALELEAAKLF is encoded by the coding sequence ATGGATCAAGTAAGTAAAGCCAAGCGTTTGGCCGAACTCCACGTTCAGGGCACGCCGTTGGTCCTCTACAACGTGTGGGACGCCGGCAGCGCGAAGGCGGTCGCCGCTGCGGGTGCGCCTGTGATCGCTACCAGCAGTTGGGAAGTCGCGAAAGCGCAGGGCTACGAGGACGGCCAAGCCATCCCTCTGGAATTCGCCGAATCGATCCTCGCGCGTATCGCAGCATCAGTTGACCTGCCGGTCAGTGCCGACTTCGAAGGTGGATACACCGAAGACGATGCCCAACTGGCAGAAAACATCTCGCGGCTCATCGCTTCGGGAATTGTGGGGATCAATTTCGAAGATCAGATCGTCAACGGGCCCGACCTTTACCCGCTCGATCGGCAGGCGCAGCGCATCGCCGCGATTCGCGCGGCGGCCGACAAGACGGGAGTCCCGCTGTTCATCAATGCGCGGACCGACCTGTTCTTAGGTCGCGGCAACGATCCCGAGGCCACCGTCGGCGCGGCGGTAGAGCGGGCGAAGGCCTACGCCGATGCCGGGGCGTCCAGCTTTTTCATCCCGGGTCTACAAGAAGAGCATTTGATCGCCCGGATCTGCGAAGGTGTCTCACTGCCGGTCAACGTGATGGTGATGGACGGTGTGCCGCCCAATGAACGGCTGGCCGAGATCGGCGTACGACGCATCAGCTACGGCCCGATCCCCTTCATCAACACGATGAAAGCCCTTGAGCTGGAGGCCGCGAAGCTGTTCTGA
- a CDS encoding HD domain-containing protein produces the protein MTTTPDVLQSGAASAALELARTTESAPVFNHSVRSFLFAELLADNDGLQASSDYDREAVFFGCVLHDLGAGSNAAGRTRFEVEGADLAADFLTNHGYGADTVDSVWEAIALHTSGGIAERRGPVCYLVRGGIGMDFGRNVDLVDDATAAAIHTRYPRLHMERALVDAVVAHAMKSPEAAPLFSMPAVLLSDRRSGELTSLERAAHTSRWGA, from the coding sequence ATGACAACGACCCCCGATGTATTGCAGTCCGGGGCCGCGTCTGCGGCCCTCGAGCTCGCCCGCACCACAGAGTCCGCGCCGGTGTTCAACCACAGTGTGCGCAGCTTCCTATTCGCCGAACTGCTGGCCGACAACGACGGCTTGCAGGCGAGCTCCGATTACGATCGTGAGGCCGTGTTTTTCGGATGCGTGCTGCACGACCTGGGCGCTGGATCGAACGCCGCGGGAAGAACCCGCTTCGAAGTCGAGGGCGCCGATTTGGCCGCAGATTTTCTGACCAACCACGGCTATGGCGCCGACACCGTGGACAGTGTGTGGGAAGCCATCGCCTTGCACACCTCCGGCGGGATCGCCGAACGGCGTGGACCGGTCTGCTATCTGGTCCGGGGCGGTATCGGCATGGACTTCGGCCGCAACGTCGACCTTGTCGACGATGCCACCGCTGCCGCGATTCACACGCGCTATCCCCGACTGCACATGGAGCGGGCCCTAGTCGATGCCGTGGTAGCCCACGCGATGAAAAGCCCTGAGGCCGCGCCCCTGTTCTCCATGCCGGCGGTGCTGCTGAGCGATCGGCGAAGCGGTGAACTCACCTCGCTGGAGCGCGCAGCGCACACCAGCCGCTGGGGGGCCTAA
- a CDS encoding nitroreductase family protein, translating into MGDYPVVQMDTDTLLTTTRSVRRRLDFNRPAPLGLIRECLTIAIQAPTSANRQHWSFVVIQDPVKRRQIGAIYKRQWDWLASSPYAVAGRFADDPARAPEQRKASDGGAYLAEHLADVPALVLPCIEVEGDTALPLADQADTWGSIMPAAWNFMLAAHTRGLGTAWTSLTTRVNDEIRAIVGYPDNVYHATLLPVAYYTGTTFRPGKRVPLDDIVHIDAW; encoded by the coding sequence ATGGGTGATTATCCTGTTGTGCAGATGGATACCGACACCTTGCTGACCACCACCCGGTCAGTGCGCAGGCGGCTAGATTTCAATCGCCCGGCTCCCCTCGGGCTGATTCGTGAGTGCCTCACTATCGCCATTCAAGCGCCGACCTCGGCGAATCGTCAACACTGGAGCTTCGTGGTCATCCAAGATCCCGTGAAGCGTCGCCAAATCGGTGCAATCTATAAACGCCAATGGGATTGGCTTGCGTCATCGCCGTATGCCGTCGCGGGACGCTTCGCCGACGACCCGGCGCGAGCACCCGAACAGCGCAAGGCCTCAGACGGCGGCGCCTATCTGGCCGAGCATCTCGCCGACGTTCCCGCTCTGGTTTTGCCGTGCATCGAAGTAGAAGGCGACACCGCGCTCCCTCTGGCAGATCAGGCCGACACCTGGGGTTCCATCATGCCGGCCGCGTGGAACTTCATGCTCGCGGCACACACCCGCGGCCTCGGTACTGCGTGGACGTCCTTGACGACCAGAGTCAACGACGAAATACGCGCGATAGTCGGCTATCCCGACAACGTTTACCACGCGACACTACTGCCGGTGGCTTACTACACCGGCACAACGTTCAGACCCGGCAAACGTGTACCCCTCGACGATATTGTCCATATCGACGCGTGGTAG
- a CDS encoding MmpS family transport accessory protein produces the protein MSVSRSRRLLERFWVPALAVIVVAVAGFSIYGMHGIFGSTDITKSSGNKFVIAQFNPKNIRYEIFGDFGGWGRATYWNVDSKPVDVNLTSLPWSHVETTTMTTATADITAQAAGGNIGCRITIDEVVRSEHTASGDHAGVWCQVLSA, from the coding sequence GTGAGTGTGTCCAGAAGCCGTCGGCTGTTGGAAAGGTTTTGGGTTCCAGCGTTGGCGGTCATTGTGGTCGCGGTTGCCGGGTTTTCCATCTACGGCATGCACGGCATCTTTGGGTCGACGGACATCACCAAGAGTTCGGGAAACAAGTTCGTCATTGCACAGTTCAATCCCAAGAACATCAGGTACGAGATCTTCGGAGACTTCGGTGGGTGGGGCAGGGCGACGTACTGGAATGTCGACTCCAAGCCGGTCGACGTGAACTTGACGTCGTTGCCGTGGTCGCATGTCGAGACCACCACGATGACAACGGCGACCGCGGACATCACTGCGCAGGCGGCCGGTGGAAATATAGGCTGCCGCATCACCATTGACGAGGTGGTGCGTTCCGAGCACACGGCTAGCGGCGATCACGCTGGTGTGTGGTGCCAGGTGCTGTCGGCATGA
- a CDS encoding nuclear transport factor 2 family protein produces MADGDAAAAAACYAEDGVLDFPFWPLLGLTPRYAGRPALQAYLSKLLDMVPGFRFTNITVHIDAPDAMFAEFYVDKLTRDGRRFDFHYGGLVLAEDGKMKLLREFIDQIPAAIALLPNGIDDVLGRVADNSGLDE; encoded by the coding sequence ATGGCTGATGGTGACGCGGCGGCCGCGGCCGCGTGCTACGCCGAGGACGGGGTGCTCGACTTCCCATTCTGGCCGTTGTTGGGGTTGACTCCGCGATACGCGGGTCGCCCTGCGCTGCAGGCCTATTTGAGCAAGCTGTTGGACATGGTGCCCGGTTTCAGATTTACCAACATCACTGTCCACATTGACGCCCCAGATGCGATGTTTGCTGAGTTTTACGTCGACAAGCTGACTCGCGACGGCCGCCGATTCGACTTCCATTACGGCGGCCTCGTGCTGGCCGAGGACGGCAAAATGAAGCTGCTGCGCGAATTCATCGATCAGATACCAGCGGCGATCGCTCTGCTGCCCAACGGAATTGACGATGTCCTTGGCCGCGTCGCCGACAACAGTGGCCTCGATGAGTGA
- a CDS encoding thiolase family protein — translation MSDAYILGGVRTPFTRYGGSLSHLRPDDLLGTTMRGACDRVGVAVTDIEDIVAGCVNTAHEGMGDIARWGALAAGFPDSVAGATINRYCGSSLSAVVSVAHAIKAGDLGLGIAAGVESMSRSGWALMKGEEAFMPRGPVIMLDTMWSGAGGAPNPKLLARNAYVAMIETAQNVANRYQMTREQIDAFALRSQQHAKAARDAGRLAKEIMPVTIAATRKSPQRIVEHDEFIRDDTTAEKLASLPAQPGTTQMTAANSTPLSDGASAVVLGSRQRADELGVTPLARVVSSAVAGIDPLVMGIAPAWAIPKALERAGLAPEQIDVWEVHEAFSAQALGVLRELPNRLGGFEVPDEKLNPNGGAVSIGHPFGATGARYALSLALELKEKGARYGVAGVCIGSGQGIAVVLENAHHG, via the coding sequence ATGAGTGACGCCTACATCTTGGGTGGAGTGCGCACCCCGTTCACGCGTTACGGCGGATCGCTGTCGCACCTTCGCCCCGATGATCTGCTCGGGACGACGATGCGCGGTGCCTGCGACCGTGTCGGCGTTGCTGTCACCGACATCGAAGACATCGTCGCCGGCTGTGTGAATACGGCCCATGAAGGCATGGGTGATATCGCGCGCTGGGGTGCACTTGCGGCGGGTTTCCCCGACAGCGTCGCCGGCGCGACCATCAACCGGTATTGCGGATCATCGCTGAGCGCTGTGGTATCGGTCGCTCACGCCATCAAGGCCGGAGATCTGGGCCTCGGTATCGCCGCCGGTGTGGAGTCGATGTCGCGGTCGGGGTGGGCCTTGATGAAGGGTGAGGAAGCGTTCATGCCCCGCGGCCCGGTCATCATGCTCGACACCATGTGGTCAGGCGCTGGTGGCGCGCCGAATCCGAAGCTGTTGGCGCGCAACGCCTATGTCGCCATGATCGAGACGGCGCAAAACGTCGCGAACCGCTATCAGATGACACGAGAGCAGATCGATGCATTCGCGCTGCGGTCTCAGCAGCACGCGAAAGCTGCCCGCGACGCGGGTCGTCTCGCGAAAGAGATCATGCCGGTCACGATCGCGGCGACACGAAAGAGCCCCCAGCGCATTGTCGAGCATGACGAATTCATCAGAGATGACACCACGGCTGAGAAGTTGGCCAGCCTGCCGGCGCAGCCGGGAACGACGCAGATGACTGCAGCCAATTCCACACCGCTGTCTGACGGGGCTTCTGCGGTGGTGCTCGGTTCCCGTCAACGCGCTGACGAACTCGGTGTCACACCGCTGGCGCGAGTGGTGTCTTCGGCCGTCGCTGGAATAGATCCTCTGGTGATGGGGATAGCGCCGGCGTGGGCGATCCCCAAGGCGCTGGAGCGCGCAGGATTGGCGCCTGAGCAAATCGATGTGTGGGAGGTGCACGAAGCATTCAGTGCTCAGGCCCTGGGTGTGCTGCGCGAGTTACCGAATCGCCTCGGCGGCTTCGAGGTGCCCGACGAGAAGCTGAACCCCAATGGTGGCGCGGTGTCGATCGGGCATCCCTTCGGAGCCACCGGGGCGCGATACGCCTTGAGTCTTGCCCTCGAGCTCAAGGAAAAAGGTGCGCGCTATGGCGTGGCCGGGGTGTGTATCGGTTCAGGCCAGGGCATCGCCGTCGTGCTGGAAAACGCCCATCATGGCTAA
- a CDS encoding GlxA family transcriptional regulator — MSRPRVVIIGFPGVQSLDLSGPYEVFAEADAYRIEVAAPKAGQFRAESGVGLWADTALAEIRGRIDTLIVAGGYGIFDVIEDEQFMAAFRRAAKKSRRVGSICTGAFALAAAGMLDGRTATTHWRFSDRLQSCYPSVLVNSKPIFIRSGNVYTSAGVTAGMDLALSLVEEDCGHQVAMTIAREFVLFMRRPGGQSQFSTTLANQTADRVPLRDLQMWIVDNLTADLSVDALAARAHMSPRNFARVFNREIGQTPARYVDELRVESAQRRLEESSSSLDEIAEQCGFSSANALRRSFLRIRGVTPSDYRQRFSTHPSSGEHR; from the coding sequence ATGAGCCGACCGCGCGTGGTGATCATCGGTTTTCCCGGTGTCCAATCCCTGGATCTGTCGGGCCCCTACGAGGTATTCGCCGAGGCCGACGCCTACCGGATAGAAGTCGCAGCGCCCAAAGCCGGACAGTTCCGCGCCGAGTCAGGCGTCGGGCTGTGGGCCGACACCGCACTCGCAGAGATCCGCGGCCGCATCGACACGCTCATCGTCGCTGGCGGGTACGGCATTTTCGATGTCATTGAAGATGAGCAATTCATGGCTGCCTTTCGGCGCGCCGCCAAGAAGTCTCGCCGGGTCGGCTCGATCTGTACCGGGGCGTTCGCGTTGGCGGCCGCAGGCATGCTGGACGGACGGACGGCTACGACGCATTGGCGCTTCAGCGACCGATTGCAGAGCTGCTACCCGTCGGTTCTCGTCAATTCCAAGCCCATTTTCATCAGATCAGGCAATGTCTACACGTCAGCCGGCGTCACAGCCGGAATGGATTTGGCCCTGTCATTGGTCGAAGAGGATTGCGGCCACCAGGTCGCGATGACGATTGCACGCGAGTTCGTGCTATTCATGCGCAGACCGGGCGGGCAGTCTCAATTCAGCACCACCCTCGCGAATCAAACCGCTGACCGAGTGCCGTTGCGGGACTTGCAAATGTGGATCGTCGACAACCTGACCGCCGACCTGTCTGTCGACGCTCTGGCCGCACGAGCGCACATGAGCCCCCGTAACTTCGCCCGCGTGTTCAACCGAGAAATCGGACAGACTCCGGCACGCTACGTAGATGAGCTTCGTGTCGAGTCCGCGCAGCGCCGACTCGAGGAATCCTCAAGTTCTCTAGACGAAATCGCCGAGCAGTGCGGCTTTAGCAGCGCTAATGCATTGCGCCGCTCGTTTTTACGGATACGCGGGGTGACGCCGTCGGATTACCGGCAACGCTTCAGCACTCACCCATCATCCGGCGAACATCGCTGA
- a CDS encoding alpha-ketoglutarate-dependent dioxygenase AlkB has protein sequence MSGAHELTLFDDGDQSFETSIDLGAFDRATEHRLDDFSSITMVHSLVRGHDALLQQMRELPGWEQRRRWMFDRMVDEPRLTNEFTDIAAAPGIVVDIADALSAYCGVRFDALWMNWYRDNQDSTSWHADRPANIPATATVPVLSLGATRRFLIRPRGGGASTSFTPLAGDVLIMRGRCQRDWQHSVPKQQALAGGRISLNFSSSEQVRS, from the coding sequence ATGAGTGGGGCCCACGAGCTGACGTTGTTTGACGACGGCGACCAGTCGTTTGAGACATCGATCGATCTGGGCGCCTTCGACAGGGCGACCGAGCATCGGCTCGACGATTTCTCATCGATCACAATGGTGCACAGCCTAGTTCGGGGGCACGACGCTTTGCTGCAGCAGATGCGTGAGCTACCCGGATGGGAGCAGCGCCGGCGGTGGATGTTTGACCGAATGGTCGATGAGCCGCGACTGACCAATGAATTCACCGACATCGCTGCGGCGCCGGGCATCGTCGTCGACATCGCCGACGCCCTGAGCGCATACTGCGGCGTGCGCTTTGACGCCCTCTGGATGAATTGGTATCGCGACAACCAGGACAGCACTAGCTGGCACGCCGACCGCCCGGCCAACATCCCGGCGACCGCCACCGTGCCGGTGCTCAGCCTGGGTGCGACCCGTCGCTTCCTGATCCGTCCGCGCGGCGGGGGTGCGAGCACGTCCTTTACTCCACTGGCGGGCGATGTCTTAATCATGCGCGGCCGCTGCCAACGGGATTGGCAGCACAGCGTGCCCAAGCAGCAAGCGCTCGCAGGCGGGCGAATCAGCCTGAATTTCAGCAGCAGTGAGCAGGTCCGTTCGTAA
- a CDS encoding RND family transporter has product MSDNGDSGRHAAGADGNADTGPVQVQHAPPPVERPFFARNIRRFSPVVVLAWLVFLFVMNSIVPQLEPVVDANREPLVPVDAPSTKALQHIGRVFHEGDSNALVFVVFEADHKLDDKDHVFYNEMVKKLRADNHVQYVMDLWSEGTTAAGVQSNDTKANFTLVRVAGDIGSTLNDESIIAVRNILDHLHPPPGLKVYASGSAVLSADMIYVGNTSLNTIMFVTIILITGMLLIVYRSLPTAFLILFMVLVELFCGRGIAAFMVYHHLIDISVYAANTLVSLILGAGTDYAIFLIGRYQEGRLAGETREQAYYCAISGVSHVILGSGVAVAGAMYCMKFTRLNYFNTCAAPCAAGMLVAVTAALTFGPAILTIGSRFGLFEPKKHQKGHGVWNKVGTAAVRWPGRILLVGCVVVLVGSITLITYYPNYDDRIYLAHTTPANQGYEASDRHFPVSKLNADMLMVESDHDLRNSVDMIAVDRVARAIFHTPGVGMVQAVTRPLGVPLEHSSFTYALGTVGTKIKEVLPYLHDFNNRLDDISAVTQSLQALTRHQQDLTNQQAGSAHLNAQAATDLYETTNRMRDNYANFDDVWRPIRSYFYWEKHCFDIPVCMSFRSLFDMTDGLDQLAEQFEKSMQAALIQDKVTPQLVETLGRNADLLGRFDDLVKAEHSTLEPLLTQLDALGLQTMDLGHSFDTSKNDEFFYIPPESFDNPYFKIDEKYFVSPDGHAVRYLIYHDGEALTEAGIQHDQTFLPAVKEALKGTTLAGSKVYLGGAAATYWDIKDATKIDLLIAATAAFSLIFLVMLFITRAVIASLVIVGTVAFSFSGAFGMSVLIWQNLLGMPLSWWNVVFCFILLVAVGSDYNLLLVARYLHESEAGLNTGLIRAVTKSGRVVTTAGIVFAVTMMAMVSSDLTSVGMFGSTVGIGLLLDTLIVRSLITPALARLLGPFFWWPRIIRQRPARTGSGAVAPEHRHTDDLYRTVV; this is encoded by the coding sequence ATGAGCGACAACGGAGACAGCGGCCGCCACGCAGCCGGCGCTGATGGCAACGCCGACACCGGCCCAGTGCAGGTCCAACACGCACCACCGCCGGTTGAGCGGCCGTTTTTCGCGCGCAACATCCGGCGGTTCTCGCCGGTAGTCGTGCTCGCCTGGTTGGTGTTTCTTTTCGTGATGAATTCGATTGTCCCGCAGCTTGAACCGGTCGTGGACGCTAACCGCGAGCCGCTGGTTCCCGTCGATGCGCCATCGACGAAGGCGCTGCAACACATCGGTCGGGTGTTCCATGAAGGTGACAGCAACGCACTGGTGTTCGTCGTCTTCGAGGCCGACCACAAGCTCGACGACAAAGACCACGTCTTCTACAACGAGATGGTCAAGAAGCTACGCGCCGACAACCACGTGCAGTACGTGATGGATCTGTGGAGTGAAGGCACCACTGCGGCCGGTGTGCAAAGCAACGACACCAAGGCCAACTTCACCCTGGTTCGTGTGGCGGGCGACATCGGGTCGACACTTAACGACGAGTCAATCATCGCGGTGCGCAACATACTTGATCATTTGCACCCGCCACCTGGACTGAAGGTTTACGCGTCAGGGTCGGCCGTGTTGTCGGCGGACATGATCTATGTCGGCAATACCAGTCTGAACACCATCATGTTCGTCACCATCATCCTGATTACCGGTATGCTGCTCATCGTCTATCGGTCGCTGCCCACCGCGTTCCTGATCTTGTTCATGGTGCTCGTGGAACTGTTCTGTGGCCGCGGCATCGCCGCTTTTATGGTCTATCACCATTTGATCGACATCTCGGTCTATGCCGCAAATACGTTGGTGTCTTTGATATTGGGCGCTGGCACCGACTACGCGATCTTTCTGATCGGCCGTTACCAGGAAGGCCGCCTCGCGGGGGAGACGCGGGAGCAGGCCTACTACTGCGCAATCAGCGGGGTGTCGCACGTGATCCTCGGGTCCGGTGTAGCGGTTGCGGGCGCCATGTACTGCATGAAATTCACCCGGTTGAACTACTTCAACACCTGCGCGGCGCCGTGTGCGGCCGGAATGCTGGTGGCGGTCACCGCCGCGCTCACCTTCGGGCCCGCGATCCTGACGATCGGCAGTCGGTTCGGGTTGTTCGAACCGAAGAAACACCAAAAGGGACACGGGGTTTGGAACAAGGTCGGCACGGCCGCCGTGCGCTGGCCCGGTCGGATTCTGCTGGTCGGTTGCGTGGTCGTGCTGGTGGGCTCGATCACCTTGATCACCTACTACCCGAACTACGACGACCGGATCTATTTGGCCCACACCACTCCGGCCAACCAGGGTTATGAGGCCAGCGACCGGCATTTCCCGGTCAGTAAGCTCAACGCCGACATGCTGATGGTCGAATCCGACCACGATCTGCGCAACAGCGTCGACATGATCGCCGTCGATCGAGTCGCTCGCGCAATTTTTCATACCCCCGGAGTCGGGATGGTCCAGGCCGTCACTCGGCCACTCGGTGTGCCACTAGAGCACTCCTCGTTCACCTACGCCCTGGGCACGGTAGGGACGAAGATCAAAGAAGTTCTGCCCTACCTGCATGACTTCAACAACCGGCTCGACGACATCTCCGCGGTCACCCAGAGCCTGCAGGCCCTGACCCGCCACCAGCAAGACCTCACCAATCAGCAGGCCGGATCGGCGCACCTCAACGCCCAGGCCGCGACCGACCTCTACGAGACCACGAACCGGATGCGGGACAATTACGCTAACTTCGATGACGTGTGGCGCCCGATCCGCAGCTACTTCTATTGGGAGAAACACTGTTTCGACATTCCGGTCTGCATGTCGTTCCGCTCGCTGTTCGACATGACCGACGGGCTCGACCAGTTGGCCGAGCAATTCGAAAAAAGCATGCAGGCCGCGCTCATCCAGGACAAGGTAACTCCGCAACTCGTGGAAACGTTGGGCCGCAACGCTGATCTGCTCGGCCGTTTCGACGATCTGGTGAAGGCCGAGCACAGCACACTCGAGCCCCTGCTCACCCAGCTCGACGCCCTGGGTCTGCAGACCATGGATCTCGGCCACTCGTTCGACACCTCGAAGAACGATGAATTCTTCTACATACCACCAGAATCCTTCGACAATCCCTACTTCAAGATCGATGAGAAGTACTTTGTGTCCCCCGACGGGCATGCGGTCCGCTACCTGATCTACCACGACGGCGAAGCCCTCACCGAAGCCGGCATCCAGCACGACCAGACCTTCCTGCCGGCGGTCAAGGAAGCGCTCAAAGGTACGACGCTGGCCGGGTCGAAGGTCTATCTCGGCGGCGCGGCAGCGACTTATTGGGACATCAAAGACGCGACCAAGATCGATCTGCTCATCGCAGCGACTGCGGCGTTCTCATTGATCTTCCTGGTGATGCTGTTCATCACCAGGGCCGTCATCGCGTCGCTGGTGATCGTCGGCACGGTCGCGTTTTCGTTCTCCGGCGCATTCGGCATGTCAGTGCTGATTTGGCAAAACCTCTTGGGCATGCCGTTGAGCTGGTGGAACGTGGTGTTCTGCTTCATCCTGCTCGTTGCCGTCGGGTCGGACTACAACCTGCTCCTGGTTGCCCGCTACCTCCATGAGAGTGAGGCCGGGCTCAACACCGGTCTGATCCGAGCGGTGACGAAGTCCGGTCGGGTGGTCACCACCGCCGGCATTGTGTTCGCGGTCACGATGATGGCCATGGTCTCCAGCGATCTCACCTCGGTCGGCATGTTCGGATCGACGGTCGGTATTGGGCTCTTGCTGGACACCTTGATTGTGCGGTCACTGATCACGCCCGCGCTGGCACGACTGCTCGGCCCGTTTTTCTGGTGGCCGCGCATCATCCGGCAGCGCCCAGCCCGCACGGGCAGCGGAGCGGTCGCCCCGGAGCACCGCCACACCGACGACCTCTACCGCACCGTCGTGTGA